A single genomic interval of Lewinellaceae bacterium harbors:
- a CDS encoding CoA-acylating methylmalonate-semialdehyde dehydrogenase yields MSIPTLTYSEARNYIAGEFQENGSRSMPVISPLDGSAISSVALSDKKALDKAVESAGQAFKAWSSLTLKERVQVFFRFRILLEEQKNELAELVRLENGKTLEEAEAEVLKGIELSEFACSLPQIISDEVQEVSKGVECRTAHVPMGVVASITPFNFPFMVPLWTIPNALSLGNCLILKPSEQVPLSAQKIASLLKEAGLPDGVFNIVNGDKEIVEAICDHPGIKAVTFVGSTRVAGIVYRRATSNLKRALCLGGAKNHLIVLPDANVDMSAANIAASMSGCAGQRCMAASAMVAVGKTDHIIQQICAEARKIVPGKNLGSVISKEAKERIERYINEAEAAGAKVLLDGRNATVAGKEGGFYVGPTVIDYVTPDMNIAKEEVFGPVLAILRTDDVDEAIRIENSSNYGNASSVFTENGGMAQYVIDRVSAGMVGVNIGVPVPREPFPFGGWNESRFGVGDITGKSSIPFWTQLKKTTSKWNPEAWTDWAT; encoded by the coding sequence ATGAGCATACCAACCCTTACTTATTCCGAAGCCAGGAATTACATCGCCGGCGAATTCCAGGAAAACGGCTCCCGCTCCATGCCCGTCATCAGCCCGTTGGATGGCAGCGCCATCTCCTCCGTTGCCTTGTCGGATAAAAAAGCACTGGACAAGGCAGTAGAGTCGGCCGGACAGGCGTTTAAGGCCTGGTCTTCCCTCACCCTGAAAGAACGGGTGCAGGTTTTCTTCCGTTTCAGGATTTTATTAGAAGAACAGAAAAACGAACTGGCGGAACTGGTCCGCCTGGAAAACGGCAAAACGCTGGAAGAAGCGGAGGCGGAAGTGTTAAAAGGCATTGAGCTGTCGGAATTTGCCTGTTCATTGCCCCAGATCATCAGCGATGAAGTACAGGAAGTAAGCAAAGGAGTGGAATGCCGCACCGCTCATGTCCCCATGGGGGTTGTAGCTTCCATCACGCCGTTCAACTTCCCGTTCATGGTACCGTTGTGGACCATTCCGAACGCGCTCTCCCTGGGCAACTGCCTGATCCTGAAGCCTTCCGAGCAGGTGCCGCTGAGCGCCCAGAAGATCGCCAGCCTGCTGAAAGAGGCCGGGCTGCCGGATGGGGTGTTCAATATTGTAAACGGCGATAAAGAAATCGTGGAGGCGATCTGCGACCATCCGGGCATCAAAGCGGTGACCTTTGTCGGTTCTACCCGGGTAGCCGGCATTGTTTACCGCCGCGCCACCTCCAACCTCAAGCGCGCCCTCTGCCTGGGCGGCGCCAAGAACCACCTCATCGTTTTGCCCGATGCCAACGTGGACATGTCGGCCGCCAATATTGCCGCCTCCATGTCGGGCTGCGCCGGGCAACGTTGCATGGCCGCCTCGGCCATGGTAGCGGTGGGCAAAACGGATCACATCATCCAACAAATCTGCGCGGAGGCCCGCAAAATCGTGCCGGGGAAGAACCTGGGCTCGGTCATCAGCAAGGAAGCCAAAGAAAGGATAGAACGTTATATCAACGAGGCAGAAGCTGCCGGCGCCAAGGTGCTGTTGGACGGCCGCAACGCCACCGTTGCGGGCAAAGAAGGCGGCTTTTATGTAGGCCCCACCGTTATCGACTACGTCACGCCCGATATGAACATCGCCAAAGAAGAAGTCTTCGGCCCGGTGCTGGCCATCCTGCGCACCGATGACGTAGACGAGGCCATCCGGATCGAGAACAGCTCCAATTACGGCAACGCCTCTTCGGTATTTACTGAGAATGGCGGCATGGCGCAGTACGTCATCGACCGGGTCAGCGCCGGCATGGTGGGCGTCAACATCGGCGTACCTGTGCCCAGAGAACCCTTCCCCTTCGGCGGTTGGAACGAATCCCGCTTCGGAGTAGGCGACATTACCGGCAAAAGCTCCATCCCTTTCTGGACTCAGTTGAAAAAGACAACTTCCAAGTGGAACCCGGAAGCGTGGACGGATTGGGCGACGTAG
- a CDS encoding NCS1 family nucleobase:cation symporter-1 → MKEEIVELTEDVSSSPLYSEDFAPVPRAERTWNKWNIAAIWVGMAVCIPTYMLASSLIEQGMNWWQALLTILLGNVIVLIPMILNAHVGTKYGIPLPVFLRLNFGVDGAVLAALLRGLVACGWFGIQTWIGGAAIYQLLLIVWPGLANSPYLGDLIGLNLGQLLCFLLFWLMNMWIIYRGIESIKQLENWAAPFLLLIGVGLLLWAWVRVGSMSDILDASYQLAKGSDVQFWKIFWPGLTAMVGFWATLSLNIPDFTRYAKTQKDQIIGQVIGLPGTMVLFSFIGIAVTSATVIIFGEAIWDPVVLLGRFESPLVVALSMIGLTIATLSTNIAANVVAPANSIANIMPSKISFRMGGYITGVIGILIFPWKLLADPHGYIFVWLIAYSALLGALAGVMICDYYVIRKTELDLAQLFKLGGIYKGWNQRAWIAFGVSLLPVLPGFLATVYLIPAESIGEFWMDVYSYAWFVTFFVSFGLYWVLVRFLGKK, encoded by the coding sequence ATGAAAGAAGAAATCGTAGAACTCACGGAAGACGTGAGCTCCTCCCCGTTGTACAGCGAGGACTTTGCCCCGGTGCCGCGGGCAGAACGCACCTGGAACAAATGGAACATTGCCGCTATTTGGGTGGGCATGGCTGTATGCATTCCCACTTACATGCTGGCCAGCAGCCTGATCGAGCAGGGCATGAACTGGTGGCAGGCGCTGCTCACCATCCTGCTGGGCAACGTTATCGTGCTCATCCCCATGATCCTCAACGCCCACGTCGGCACCAAGTATGGCATTCCGCTGCCGGTATTTCTGCGGCTCAATTTCGGGGTGGACGGTGCCGTGCTGGCGGCCCTGCTCCGGGGGTTGGTGGCCTGCGGCTGGTTCGGCATCCAAACCTGGATCGGGGGGGCAGCCATCTATCAGTTGCTGCTCATCGTATGGCCGGGGCTGGCCAACAGCCCCTACCTGGGCGACCTCATCGGCCTCAACCTGGGACAACTCCTTTGCTTCCTCTTGTTTTGGCTGATGAACATGTGGATCATCTACCGGGGCATCGAATCGATCAAGCAACTGGAGAACTGGGCGGCGCCTTTCCTTCTCCTGATCGGTGTCGGCCTGCTGCTTTGGGCCTGGGTCCGGGTGGGTTCTATGAGTGACATCCTGGACGCTTCCTACCAACTGGCCAAAGGCTCGGACGTGCAGTTCTGGAAAATCTTCTGGCCGGGCCTCACCGCCATGGTCGGGTTTTGGGCCACCCTAAGCCTCAATATTCCCGACTTTACCCGCTACGCCAAAACGCAGAAAGACCAGATCATAGGGCAGGTCATCGGGCTGCCCGGCACCATGGTGCTGTTTTCCTTTATCGGTATTGCCGTGACCAGCGCAACGGTTATTATCTTCGGGGAGGCGATCTGGGATCCGGTCGTATTGCTCGGCCGGTTCGAATCCCCTCTGGTAGTGGCCCTCTCCATGATCGGGCTGACGATCGCCACCCTGTCCACCAATATTGCCGCCAACGTGGTGGCGCCCGCCAACAGCATCGCCAACATCATGCCCAGCAAGATCAGTTTCCGAATGGGCGGTTACATCACCGGCGTCATCGGCATCCTGATCTTTCCCTGGAAACTGCTGGCTGACCCGCACGGCTACATCTTCGTCTGGCTGATCGCCTATTCGGCCCTGCTGGGCGCCCTGGCCGGGGTGATGATCTGCGATTATTACGTCATCCGGAAAACTGAGCTGGACCTGGCGCAGCTGTTTAAGCTGGGCGGCATTTACAAAGGATGGAACCAAAGGGCGTGGATCGCTTTTGGGGTTAGCCTGTTGCCCGTGCTGCCTGGCTTTCTGGCCACGGTATACCTGATCCCGGCGGAAAGCATCGGCGAATTCTGGATGGATGTGTATTCTTATGCCTGGTTTGTGACCTTTTTTGTGTCGTTCGGCTTGTATTGGGTACTGGTGCGGTTTTTGGGGAAGAAATAA
- a CDS encoding tetratricopeptide repeat protein: MRNSLYYLFLLCLLPLLATSQQDKEDLLYIEWAGEDELANELAWRGMGHFMNIEREKAYTFFEAAVAQDPSLFAPHVVLAWMSEGDKKARHTAEAKRLVEGKNEPSRLFVSLLDVPEGKDAPAKYRAIWKKMHEVAPDGAFIHFQYALSMDDPKAEIAELEKLAEKLMAEEKRYAHIHNILGYQYYNIGDKEKAKMHFEKYIELYPDGYNPYDSMGEFYLNEGDLETALSYYKKARENYPPAVSARNKIEDIEAQMDEEGNLILVLTEFVHPEHIKEYVQWGKEYKAIADKTNFSTFWVNSENGGFSYAQNVGKSMSGVDDFGKEWNEWSKANPEINELYEKYKHTLSRTERTLWRHSPEFSYEPEGYESNSPPTYVRSYHGYVKAGSEKAVGDLLAEFKAEWEKHKIAQPYSVYWNVFGKEQTCVSIRTAYKDREAWLAERKEVGEKVGEEKLNDLMSRWNKHMRKWEEHESFPHSDLTHIQNEIR, translated from the coding sequence ATGAGAAACTCACTTTATTACCTTTTTCTTTTATGCTTGTTGCCTCTGTTGGCAACCTCACAGCAGGATAAAGAAGATCTGCTTTACATCGAATGGGCGGGAGAAGACGAACTAGCGAATGAACTGGCCTGGAGAGGAATGGGGCATTTTATGAACATCGAAAGAGAAAAAGCCTATACCTTTTTTGAAGCTGCCGTCGCCCAGGACCCTTCCTTGTTTGCTCCGCACGTAGTTTTGGCCTGGATGTCGGAAGGCGATAAAAAAGCCCGTCACACTGCCGAAGCCAAAAGGTTGGTGGAAGGGAAAAACGAACCGTCCCGCCTCTTTGTTTCTCTCCTCGATGTACCGGAGGGAAAGGATGCGCCGGCAAAGTACCGCGCCATCTGGAAGAAAATGCATGAGGTGGCGCCCGATGGCGCCTTTATCCATTTTCAATATGCCCTTTCCATGGACGATCCCAAAGCGGAAATTGCAGAACTGGAAAAACTGGCAGAAAAATTAATGGCGGAAGAAAAGAGGTATGCCCATATTCACAACATTCTGGGGTATCAATACTATAACATAGGAGATAAGGAGAAAGCCAAAATGCATTTTGAAAAGTATATAGAACTGTATCCCGATGGATACAACCCTTACGACTCCATGGGCGAATTTTACCTGAATGAGGGCGACCTGGAAACGGCTCTGTCCTACTATAAGAAAGCCAGAGAAAATTATCCTCCCGCTGTATCCGCCCGCAATAAGATTGAAGACATAGAAGCCCAAATGGATGAAGAGGGCAATCTCATCTTAGTGCTAACGGAATTTGTCCATCCCGAGCATATAAAAGAATATGTACAATGGGGAAAAGAATACAAAGCAATAGCCGACAAAACCAACTTCAGTACCTTTTGGGTGAATTCAGAAAATGGCGGATTTAGTTATGCCCAAAATGTTGGCAAAAGCATGTCAGGAGTGGATGATTTTGGCAAAGAATGGAATGAATGGAGCAAAGCCAATCCCGAAATAAATGAGCTATACGAAAAGTATAAACATACCCTATCCCGAACGGAAAGAACCTTATGGCGCCATAGCCCCGAGTTCTCCTACGAGCCGGAAGGCTATGAAAGCAACAGCCCTCCCACCTATGTACGCTCTTATCATGGATATGTGAAAGCTGGAAGCGAGAAAGCCGTAGGAGATCTTTTAGCCGAATTCAAGGCGGAATGGGAAAAGCATAAAATAGCTCAGCCGTATAGTGTTTATTGGAATGTGTTTGGAAAAGAGCAAACCTGTGTATCCATCAGGACTGCATATAAGGACAGAGAAGCCTGGCTGGCCGAAAGGAAAGAGGTCGGTGAGAAGGTGGGCGAAGAAAAGCTGAACGACCTGATGTCCAGATGGAACAAGCACATGAGAAAATGGGAAGAACACGAAAGTTTTCCTCACTCGGATCTTACGCATATCCAAAATGAAATTCGCTAG
- a CDS encoding aspartate aminotransferase family protein, whose protein sequence is METGKITTDKKAEILDKQKKYLFPNHLLYYTEPLPLERGEGMYVWDVEGRKYLDFFGGILTTSVGHNRPEVTHAVREQTEKLIHSSTLYPNEAHVNLAEKMAELAPGKVQVSYFTTSGTDADETAVMLARTHTGNQEIIALRHGYSGRSAMGMSLTGHAPWRIGGTHVLGIKHAINPYCYRCPLKLQYPSCGVACAQDVEDVIRTTTSGRIAAFLAEPIQGVGGFITPPPEYFKIVADIIRHYGGLFISDEVQTGFGRTGDKWFGIEHWEVEPDIMTMAKGIANGFPLGNTMSTPEIAASTAGAGLTISTFGGNPVSCAASLATMEVLEKEADPHHVAQVGKVLRAGLERLQEKHAFIGDVRGMGLMQGLEFVKNRQSKEPAPKATSHFMELCRKEGLLVGKGGLYGNVIRIAPPMTASVENVQDALELIGKALKGVVVD, encoded by the coding sequence ATGGAAACCGGAAAAATAACAACCGACAAAAAAGCTGAGATTCTCGACAAGCAGAAGAAATACCTGTTTCCCAACCACCTGCTGTACTACACCGAGCCGCTGCCTTTGGAACGCGGGGAGGGCATGTACGTATGGGATGTGGAAGGCAGGAAATACCTGGATTTCTTCGGCGGCATCCTCACCACCAGCGTTGGGCACAACCGGCCCGAGGTGACGCATGCCGTGCGGGAGCAGACGGAAAAACTCATCCATTCCTCCACCCTGTACCCCAACGAAGCGCACGTCAACCTGGCGGAAAAAATGGCGGAACTGGCGCCGGGCAAGGTGCAGGTGTCTTACTTCACCACCTCCGGCACCGATGCCGACGAAACGGCGGTGATGCTGGCGCGGACGCACACCGGCAACCAGGAGATCATCGCCCTGCGGCACGGCTACAGCGGCCGCTCCGCCATGGGCATGAGCCTCACCGGGCATGCTCCGTGGCGCATCGGCGGCACCCACGTACTGGGCATCAAACATGCCATCAACCCCTATTGCTATCGCTGCCCGCTGAAGCTCCAGTATCCCTCCTGCGGAGTAGCCTGCGCCCAGGATGTGGAGGACGTGATCAGAACCACCACCTCCGGCAGGATCGCTGCCTTCCTGGCCGAGCCGATACAAGGCGTGGGCGGATTCATCACGCCGCCGCCCGAGTATTTCAAGATCGTCGCCGACATCATCCGCCATTACGGAGGCCTGTTCATCAGCGATGAGGTGCAGACCGGATTCGGGCGCACCGGCGACAAGTGGTTCGGCATCGAACACTGGGAAGTAGAGCCCGACATCATGACCATGGCCAAGGGCATCGCCAACGGCTTCCCGCTGGGCAACACCATGTCGACACCGGAGATCGCCGCCAGCACCGCCGGCGCAGGGCTGACCATCAGCACCTTCGGCGGCAACCCGGTGTCCTGCGCCGCTTCCCTGGCCACGATGGAGGTGCTGGAAAAAGAGGCGGACCCCCATCACGTGGCCCAGGTGGGCAAAGTACTGCGGGCCGGGCTGGAACGGCTACAGGAAAAACATGCCTTCATCGGAGACGTCCGGGGCATGGGCTTGATGCAGGGCCTGGAATTCGTCAAAAACAGGCAAAGCAAAGAACCGGCGCCAAAGGCTACCAGCCATTTTATGGAGTTGTGCAGAAAAGAGGGGCTGCTCGTCGGCAAAGGCGGCCTGTACGGCAACGTCATCCGCATTGCCCCGCCGATGACCGCCTCGGTGGAGAATGTGCAGGATGCACTGGAACTGATTGGCAAGGCACTTAAGGGGGTGGTAGTTGACTAA
- a CDS encoding Uma2 family endonuclease translates to MEEYHKMAEAGILKPDDRVELLNGKIIKMSPIGSKHAACVDKSDEFLRKILSGIALVRAQNPVIMNDFSEPEPDIAIVKRKENYYADKHPTVGEVILVIEVADSSLEIDRQSKLPIYATGQIPEYWIINVEKREIEVYRSPFKGLYRSRDIFFPEDEIPISEFNVSVPVKALLV, encoded by the coding sequence GTGGAAGAATACCATAAAATGGCGGAGGCAGGCATCTTAAAGCCGGATGACAGGGTTGAATTGTTGAATGGCAAAATTATTAAAATGAGCCCTATTGGAAGCAAGCATGCCGCTTGTGTGGATAAATCTGATGAATTCCTGAGAAAAATACTTTCTGGAATAGCTTTAGTCAGGGCTCAAAACCCGGTGATCATGAATGATTTTTCGGAACCGGAGCCGGATATTGCCATCGTAAAAAGAAAGGAAAATTACTACGCTGACAAACACCCTACTGTCGGGGAAGTTATCCTGGTTATAGAAGTGGCCGATTCTTCCCTGGAGATAGACCGCCAGTCAAAATTGCCTATCTACGCAACTGGCCAGATTCCGGAATATTGGATCATTAATGTCGAAAAACGGGAGATCGAAGTTTACCGGTCTCCTTTCAAAGGCCTGTATCGTTCCCGTGATATCTTTTTTCCGGAAGATGAAATCCCCATTTCTGAATTTAATGTCTCTGTTCCGGTAAAAGCCCTCCTTGTATAA